Part of the Anticarsia gemmatalis isolate Benzon Research Colony breed Stoneville strain chromosome 14, ilAntGemm2 primary, whole genome shotgun sequence genome, TCCTGGACCGCCGCCTTGCACCGGTTTTGCAAAAACGAGATCGCCCTTAGTTCTAGTGATTACTTTCTATAAATACGATACGAAACATCGTCAGGACATCAGTCGTTCATCCGAGCAACTCAAACAACAATGTTCAAATTCGTAGTATTGTGCGCTTTCTTCGCCGCGGCGGCTGCCAAGCCCGGTCTCCTGTTTCCGGCGCCTATCACACAATATTCCACAATTGTATCACCTGCGACGACAACCATCTCGAAACATGACACCAGCGTGATCCATCCTTCACCCGCCGTGGAATTGTACTCGTCGGCTCCCTTGGTGTACTCTCACTTCATCAAGAAGCGCTCTCCTCAGTTCCCTCTGACGTACATCGCGCCGTCTACCTACATTGCGCCCACTCCATATGTGGCCGCTGCTCCTCTGCAGACACCGATTATCCAGACCTCCCCTCTCCTGCCTGCTGTCGCACCCATCACGCCTGCTCTGCACCTGATCAAGAAGAGGTCGGCGCCCCTGTTGCCTACCACCTACTACGCATCTTCTCCGATCTACAACGCGCCCGCCGCCTACCCCTTGGCCTCCGCTCCAATCGTGGCTACTTCTTACGCATCCACCGCTCCTTTGATTCCCTCGACTCCTTTGATCTCCTCGGCTCCTTTGATCTCTCAGCCCATTGCATACACTCACCTTATCAAGAAGCGGTCTGCTCCTCTGCTGAACACCTACATAGCTCCTGCTGCCTATTCCCATCAATCAAGATTTGACCTGCAGACTACTCACACCCCCCTTACCTCCATATCTTACAGCGCCCCTCTTACCTACGCCAGCCCCCTTGCTTACTCTCACGTGTACTAAACGAGAAACCCAATATTGGATTCAGCTGAAATCCAATTAACTGTGTTACAAACATAGAAGTCTATAAATCCTAAATTCCCTAcaactaaaatagattttctaATGTACATAAACCATCAtgagaaataaaatacattctgGATGTTgacattgaattttaatttgtacCTACCTCACCCCTTCCACAAATATAGCGTTATATTGTCTTAACCTAATTTTAtgagttatttaaaacaaaggaATAAACGGAAAcattacaatacatacatatattttaatcacaTTACCTTATGCTCTATATTACCGTGTTTGAAGAGAAATCCCTCCTCTTCAACCGGTAAAACCACCACTACAACATTTCTACGAGTATCATACACCTATACAAATGCTTTCATAGAGATTAATCCTTGTGAGTTAGTTGTATTTCACGACAAATTTTCTAACGTGTTCAGTAGAACAATAACAAATTGAAAGTCACGTGTTACAAGTACGTGTTGTTATTGAACCAATTAATTCCTCCAACTAAATCTAACAAAGGGATTTTTTGTTCCTACCGTACTACAATGGGCACTTTCTGGTATGTTTGAGTGGGATTACAATTGAAATGCTAAGAAAGTAGGTTTTGTTTGTGTATAATGTTTtgattgtagaaaaatattagttttatccAAAAATAGGAATTAATATGGTTATTACTAAAGAAACAACTATGAAATAAAGatcgtttttttattgttctagaGAGCTTATAACggctaatttaatttaaaaagcaatacAAGTTGGGTGTAGACGGAAGTACAATCACTATACAAcgattgtcatttttatatggcTGTACGCGCGGGCGTAACACTAGTAGTCAACAATTACATGCCTACACACATAATTAGTATACACTTAAAAACCTCCTAAGCATTTAGTAGTACTTATATcagtagttaaaaaaaacaaacagctctaaaaataacataaattatttatttactcttaagtttaatagttaaataactTAATAGTGACATTATAGTAACTTCTTGAAATATCTTCTTTCTCTCTAAACATCGTCTTCAGTAACCGCGTCCATCTTCGGTTCGTGTGTCGTAACTTCATTATTATCGTACGCGATGATGACGTAATCATGTCCTTCAGGTTTTTGCTTCATTTCCATTTCTTGTTTATCTTGCTCGTTATTCACTGTCACTTTCTCATAAACATCTTCGTCACTAGTTTTCACTGAATCCACGTTTTGAGTAACAAGTTCATCGCTTTGGGCGGTTTCTTCTTGTACTTTGTCTATTGAGATCGGATGTTCTAAAGCTCTTGCTAACGGCAGGTTGTGGAAGAAACTCAACGCTACCGGTGTCAATATAGTATCAGTCGTGAAAACTGGAGTTATCACCGCCTCCCGAGATTTTGCATTTGCTTTCTGACTTGCAAACAGTGTTGTTGCCGGACTGTATATTAAAGGTCCTGAGATGAACCCAGGAGTATGCCTGATATCGATTCTGGATTGATGAGACACTGCACTTGGGGCGGCGTATATTAAAGGAACCAATTGTCCGTGCACTTTACACATAACGGTCACAAGTAAAAGTAGCGTTATCATTTTGATAGTTGCACTAGTCGTAGTGTGTACGAGAGGCAGATGAGATGTTATTTTATAGTCGTGTAACGGTAGATGTTACGTCGTGCGCGAGCGGAACGGGTTCAAGTTCTCGGCCATCGGACAGGTCGTTGCGTCACTGCGCTTGGCTCCGGGGCACTGGCCGTATTGAGATGCATTATAAAAACGTCATTCATTTATGATTGATGCACTCTtacataacaaacataataatattatatgaatcatacatacttttaatttattatacaagttCGTGGTTATTATCTATCTACGCGTTCAATAAAGAGTAATTATGTTCTATTGTCGAAAGTTTAATAAGCTTATTATCACTCTATGCGTAGGTATTTATGTATTGTGCCTATAAAAAGCaactaaat contains:
- the LOC142978625 gene encoding uncharacterized protein LOC142978625, which gives rise to MFKFVVLCAFFAAAAAKPGLLFPAPITQYSTIVSPATTTISKHDTSVIHPSPAVELYSSAPLVYSHFIKKRSPQFPLTYIAPSTYIAPTPYVAAAPLQTPIIQTSPLLPAVAPITPALHLIKKRSAPLLPTTYYASSPIYNAPAAYPLASAPIVATSYASTAPLIPSTPLISSAPLISQPIAYTHLIKKRSAPLLNTYIAPAAYSHQSRFDLQTTHTPLTSISYSAPLTYASPLAYSHVY